The genomic window CCAGCTCCTGGGGAACGGAACACGTCGCCGGCGGGAAGACGGTCTGGTTCCGGCTGGACTCCCGGCGGCGGGAGGACCCGCGGCGCTCGGCCGCGCTGGACGACCGCCGTCCGGCGCCGAGCGTCACGCACGATCCAGTACCCCCGCAGCCCACACCTTCGGGCCCTCCACCGGGCCCGCTCGGCGCGTCGCTTCTCGACGATCTCCCGCTGACCACCGCCGGAGCGGGCGCCGGTATCACCACGGTGACGACCCGGGCGCCGGCGGCGATGTCGATCCGGCTGCCCCGGCTGCTGGCCCGCGACACCGCGCGGGCGCTGACCGCCGAGGGCGAGGTCTCCGAGCTGCTCGCCCAGCTCCTGGACGCCGTCCCGGCGGCCGGTGGCCGGGTGCAGCGGCCCTCGCAGGACGGCGGGCGCACCGAGACCGTGGCCGCCCTCGGGCGCACCGGGCCGAGCGCCGACGCCCGGGTGTTCGCCCTGGACCCGACCCAGGACAGCCTCGGCGAGCTCCTACTGTGGCCGTACGGCGCCGCGGACACCCACGACGACACCCGGCACGCCGGATTCGACCGCGACCCGTTCGACATCGAGCGGATCCAGCTCGTCTCGCGGTGGATGGCGCTGGCGCTCGGCGGCGGCGACATGCGGCGCGCCGAGGAGCGCCGCATCGGGATGCTGTCCTTCCTCGCCGAGGCGTCCGACCTGCTCGCCGGCAGCCTGGACCTCACCCACTCGCTCACGCTGCTCGCCCGGCTGCCGGTCCCCCGCCTCGCCCAGTGGTGCGCGGTGTACCTCAACCGGGAGGACGCCGGCCCGAAGCTGCAGGCGGTCGGGCACGCCGAGGAGTCCGAGACCGCGGCGCTGAACGAGGCCGCCGTCGACCCGGACGGCGCGCTCATGGCCGCCGTGCGCGCCGCCCGCGGCGACCAGGTCCAGACCGTCACGGCGTTCGGCGGGCCGGCGCTCGTCGTCGTCCTGCAGGCGCGCCGGCGGGTGCTGGGCGTGCTCGCGCTCGGCCGTCCGGCCGGGCACACCTTCCTCGCGGACGAGATCGACCTGCTCGCGGACCTGGCCCGGCGCGCGTCGTTCGCCGTGGACAACGCCCGGCTCTACAGCCGCCAGGTGGAGCTCGCCGGCACGCTCCAGGCCGGCCTGCGCCCGCCGGCGCTGCCCCACATCCCCGGGATGGATCTCGGTTCCGCCTACGGCGCCGCGCAGTCCGCCGGCCTGGACGTCGGCGGGGACTTCTTCGACCTGATCTCCGGCCCGACCGGCTGGACGGTGGCCATCGGCGACGTCTGCGGCAAGGGCGCGGAGGCCGCCACGGTCACCGGTGTGGCCCGTGCCGTACTCCGGCTGCTCACCGGGCGGGGCGCGGACCTCGCCGAGCTGCTGGTCGAACTGAACCGGGCACTGCGGGACACCGCCACCTCCCACCCGAACGGGCAGGGCCGGTTCTGCACCCTGGCCGCCGCGTCGCTGCTGCCGTCCGAGACCGACGGCGCCCGGCTGCGGCTGCACCTCGCCGGTCACCCGCAGCCGGTCGTCCTGCACCGGGACGGCACGGCCTCGCTCGTCGGCCGGCCGGGCACCCTGCTGGGCGTGCTCGACGACGACGAGACGTCCTTCCCCGGCCTGGACCTGCATCTGCACGCCGGGGAGTCGCTGGTGCTGTACACCGACGGGGTGGTGGAGGCGCGCCGCGGGCGCGAGCTGTTCGGTGACCAGCGGCTGGTGGACGCGGTCGCCGGCTGCGCGGGCCTGTCCGCGCAGGGGGTGGCCGACCGGGTCCTCACGGCCGCCGAGCGCTTCGCCGGCGGCAACCTGCGCGACGACGTCGCGATCCTGGTCACCCGGGTCGCGGACTGATCCCCGGGCCGCGGGCCGATCCCCCGGCCGCGGGCCGACCGTCGACCCGCCGGTCGGCGGCCCACCGGCCGCCCGGCCGCCGGCGGTGCCCCGGAGTGAAGGTGGTTCGCCGGTGTGGTGAACTAGTTGGAGCACCGATGGCACGACACCCGCCGATGGCGCCGACACCATCGCCGGACGTTCGTCACACAACATCGCGTAGGAGATTGCTCAGGCGATCCGATGGGTAGGCGGTCCGGGATGTCCCCGTTCAGACATGGTGATCGATGAGTCCTACGTCGGTTCCGATGAACGTGGTGCGGCAGGCGAGCTCGTGTCGCCCCCCGGCCACGCACATCCTCGCCGAGCTGCCCTACCTGCCGTCCGCCGTCCCACAGGCGCGGCGGGTTCTGCGTGAGTGCCTGGGTCTGACCGATCTGCCCGACGACACCCGGTGCACCGCCGAGCTGCTGGTCAGCGAGCTCGTCACCAATGCGGTCAAGTACGGCCGGCCGCCGGTGTGGCTGCTGGTCGAGCTGCGGCCCGGCCTCGTCCACGCCTCGGTCTCGGACACGTCGACGACCCTGCCGCAGCGCCGCGACGCCGACCCGGACGCCGAGGGCGGCCGCGGCCTGCTCGTGCTGGACGCCCTGGCCGGCAGCTGGGGCGCGGTGTCGGTGGAGTCCGGCAAGTACCTCTGGTTCGACCTCCCGGTGCTCCGGACGCCGTGACACCGGGCCCCGCCGTGACTCCGCGTCACAGCGGGGCAGCGGGGCAGCGGGGCAGCGGGATCAGTCCACGACGACGCGGTGGGCGCGTGGGTGGCCGAGGAACTCGTGCATCGCGAACTCGTAACCGTAGGCGCCGGCCATCGGGAAGACGACGACGTCGCCGGCGCGCAGCCGGTCGACGGTCACGTCGCGGGCGAGGGTGTCCTCGGGGGTGCACAGCTCCCCCACCACGGTCACCGGGCCCGCGCTCACCTGCGGCCGGGGCCAGCCGGGCGGCCAGTCGTCGCGCGGGACGACGGCGAAGTTGTGGACGATCTCCCAGGACGTCGGCAGCTGGAAGTGATGGATACCGCCACGCAGGACCGCGAAGGCGCCGCCGTGGACCACCTTGACGTCGGTCACCTCCGCCGCGTACCAGCCGCAGTCGGCCACCAGCGCCCGGCCGGGCTCGAAGACCATCCGGACGCCGGCCGGGGGGCGCAGCCGTTCCAGGCCGGCGCCGAAGACCTCCAGGTCGAAGGGGCGCTCGCCGAGCCGGTCGGGTTCGAAGGGCACCCCGAGGCCACCGCCGACGTCCACCACCCGCAGGTCGACACCGCCCAGGTGGGCCTGGCGGGTGGCGAAGTCCAGGCACCACCGCACGTAGTCCAGGTGCGCGGCGGCGTCGAGGTTCCCCGACACCGCGTGGACGTGGAAGCCGACCAGGTCGATCCACGGCAGTGCGCGGGCGAGCTCGACGGCCGCGGGCACGTCCCGTTCCTGGATCCCGAAGGCGGTCGGGCGCCCACCCATCCGCAGTGCCCCGGAGAGGCCGACGCGGGCCGGGTTCACCCGCAGCGCGACGGCGGCCCGCCGCCCCGTCTCCGCCGCCACGGCGTCGATCCGCCGCAGCTCCAGCGGGCTCTCGGCGTTGACGACATCGACCGGCACCGTGGCTCCCCCCGCCGACGGCGCGGCTCCCTCCGCCGGCGCCGCGCCGAGGAGCGCGCGCAGCAGGCTCACCGACTTGCCCGGCCCGGACGCCACCAGCCGCGCCCGGCCGGACCGGTGCCGCCCGGCCACCTCCGCCCCAGCCCGCCGCCGGGCCCGCGCCACGGCCTCGGTGGCCAGGGCGAGCTCGCGCGCCGAGGAGACCTCGAACCCGTCGACACCGGCACCGGCACCGGCACCGGCACCGGTGCCGGTGCCGGCACCGCCGCTCCTGGCACCGTCGCTCCCGGCGAGCAGGGCGTCGAGGATCGGCGGATAGGCGTTCGCCTTGACCGCGAAGTACAGCTCGGCCCAGTCGGGCAGGTGCCGGCGCAGCTCGGCGGCCCGCGCCGCGGCGACCGCCGGCGAGTAGAGGTAGGCGCCGATCTCCCCCAGCGGCGCGGGCCACTCCCGCAGGCAGGCGAGCACCGCCGCCGGCAGCCGATCGGGGCCGAGCGCGCGCAGCGGCGCGGCGGAGACGGGGAGATCCAGCACGGCGCACCCTTCCGGCGCCCGTGCGCCCGTGACCAGGACCGCACCGCCCGACCCGGTTTCCCGCGCGACGTCCGACGTCCTGACATGTGACGATGACGGTGTTGACGCGCGACGCGCAAGCCCGGCGGCGTTACGCGCAGCGGCCACCGGCCGCCCTGGGTGACGCCCAACGCCTGGAAGACACCACAAACGACCCGTTTCGGCCCCTGGGCGATCGTAACCTTACGAAGGGCAACGTTCCCGTGCGGGCGACCGCGACCGTGCGGGTCGCCACGAGAGGAAGACCTCTGCTCGTTCACAGGCCGGAGATCGAGAATGAATTAAGTTAGCCTTCCTTGACCCGGACCGTTCGAAGGGGAATCGCCCGTGACGACGATCTCGCCCGCCGATGTCGGTGTCGGCCCCGACGGCGCGAATCCGGCTGCGGCGCCGGCGATCCTGGCCCGGCAGGAGGCCCGCGAATCCGCCGCCCGAACCTACGCCCGCTCCCTGCCGATCGTGCCGGTCGAAGCGGCGGGCTGCTGGATCGTCGGCGCCGACGGACGTCGCTACCTGGATTTCCTGGCCGGTGCCGGCACCCTGGCCGTCGGCCACAACCACCCGGCCGTCGTCGAGGAGATCGAGCGGGTCCTGCGCTCGGGCGCCCCGCTGCACGCCCTCGACATCGCCACCCCGGAGAAGGACGCGTTCACCGAGGAGCTGGTGCGCGACCTGCCGCCCGGGCTGCGGGAGGACCCGAAGCTGCTGTTCTGCGGTCCGACCGGCGCGGACGCCGTCGAGGCGGCGCTGAAGCTGGCGCAGACGGTCACCGGACGCCACAACGTGCTCGCCTTCACCGGCGCTTACCACGGGATGACCTCCGGAGCCCTCGCCGTGACGGGCAAGGTCGCCGTGAAGGAGCCGCTGCCGGTCACCGGGGCGGTCGTCCGGTTGCCGTTCCCCTACCCCTACCGGTGCCCGTTCGGGGTCGGCGGCGCGGCGAGCGCCGAGATCTCGGCCAGCTACGTCGAGCGGCTGCTCGACGACTCGTGCGGCGGGATCACCAGCCCGGCGGCGATGATCCTCGAACCGGTGCAGGGCGAGGGCGGGGTCATCCCGGCGCCGGACGCCTGGCTGCGCGCGATGCGCGAGCTCACCACCCGCCGCGGCATCCCGCTCATCCTGGACGAGGTGCAGACCGGGGTCGGGCGCACCGGCACGTTCTGGGCCTGTGAGCGCGCCGGGGTGGTGCCCGACATGCTCGTCATGTCCAAGGCGATCGGCGGCGGGCTGCCGCTGGCGATCGTCGCCTACCGCGCCGAGCTGGACACCTGGGCTCCGGGCGCGCATGCCGGCACGTTCCGCGGCAACCAGCTCGCCATGGCCGCCGGGCGCGCCACGCTCGAGCTCGTGCGGACGCAGGCCCTGGCCGAGCGGTCGGCCGTGACCGGCGAGCGGCTGCTGACCGGCCTGCGGGAGATCGCCCGCGGCCGGGTGTTCATCGGCGACGTCCGCGGGCGCGGCCTGATGCTCGGGCTGGAGGTCGTCTCGGCCGAGGCCGCGCCGGACCAGATCGGCGCCCGCCCGGCGGACCCCCGCCTCGCCTCGGCGATCCGATCCGAGTGCCTCGCCCGTGGTCTGATCATCGAGCTCGGCGGGCGGGAGGACTCGGTCCTGCGGCTGCTGCCACCGCTGACCGTCACCGACGACGAGGCCGACCTCGCCCTGGAGATCCTCGCGGAGTCCGTCACCGCGGCGACCGAGCAGGCGGAATGACCAGGCCGGGGCACCGCCCGGCCGACGAGTTGCGGGACCTGCTCGGCGTCGCGTTGGGCGCGCTCGACGCGGGCCGCCGTGACCGGGTCGGCCCGCTGCCGGCCGGTGGGCCGGGGGCCGTGCGGCGGGCGGCGCTGGCCGCGCTCGGCGGCGGGCGGCTGCTCACCGCGGCGGGCAGCGGCGAGGCCGCGGCGCTCGACGCCCTCACCCGCATGCTCTCGGCGGGGTCGGCCGACCCCGCCGACCCGTTCTGCGCGGCGCACCTGCACTGCCCGCCGCTGCCCGTCGCCGTCGCCGCCGATCTCGCGGTCAGCGTGCTCAACCCGTCGCTGGACTCCTGGGACCAGGCCCCGGCCGCGACGACGGTCGAGACGGAGGTCGTCGCCGCGCTGGCCGAGCTGGCCGGCCTGGACCCGGCGCGCGCGGTGGGCACGGTGACCACCGGCGGCACCGAGTCCAACCTGATGGGCCTGCTGATCGGCGCCCACGGCCACGACGCCGACGGCGGTGGTGGCGGTGGCCGCGGGGCGCGGGGCGCCGTCCTCTGTTCGGCGGCCGGCCATCATTCGGTGCGCCGCGGCGCCGGGCTGCTGGGGCTCGGCGAGGTGATCACCGTCCCGGTCGACGAGGCGCACCGGATGGACGTCGGCGCCCTGCGGGCGGCGCTGGCCCGCCACGGTGGGCCCGCCGTGGTCGTCGCGACGGCGGGCACGACCGACGCGGGTGCCGTCGACCCGCTGGGCGAGATCGCCGCGGCGGTGCGGGCGCACCCGGCGCCCGGGTGGCTGCACGTGGACGCGGCGCACGGCGGCGGCGCACTGTTCTCGCACCGGCTCGCCGGGCTGCTCACCGGGCTGGCCGAGGCCGACTCGATCGCCCTCGACCTGCACAAGCTGGGCTGGCAACCGGCCCCCGCGGGTGTCTTCCTCACCCCGTCCGGCCGGGGGTGGGAGCGGTTGGAGACCGAGGCCGCCTACCTCAACCCGGCCGACGAGACCGCCGCCGGCTACCCCAGCCTGCTGGGCCGGTCGCTGCGCACCACCCGCCGACCGGACGCGTTCAAGATCGCCGTAACCCTGCGCGCGCTGGGCCGGGACCGGCTCGGCGCCCTGGTGGACGCCTGCCACCGCCTCGCCCGGCACGCCGCGGCCGTCATCGAGGCGGACCAACGGTTCGCGCTCTCGGCACCGGTGACCCTCAGCACCGTGCTCTTCCGCTACGTCCACCACCGGGACCGCGCCCCCCTCGCGGGGCGGGCACTCGACCGGCTGAACGCGGCGATCCGGCTGCGGCTGCTCGCCGCGGGCGCGGCGGTCGTCGGGCGGACCACGGCCGGCCCGGACGGCGCCGTCCACCTCAAGCTGACGCTGCTGAACCCGGCCGCGACGCCGGCCGACGTCTCCGCGCTGCTCGCCCTCGTCGCCGCGACCGGCGACCAGCTGGCCGCCGAGCCGGCGGCGTGACCCACCCGAGCGGTCCCGCCGCCGCGGTGGCGGCGCGCGCCGTGGCGCAGACGCCCGGGGTGAACGTGGCGGACGCCGCCGACGACGTCGTGACCGAGGTGCTGCTGCGCTGCTGGACCCGGGAGTTCGGGCCGCCGCCGCACCCTGGTGACGCGCGGCTGCGGCTGGAGCTGCCGACCACCGGGCTCACCGTGGACGTCGCGGTGACCTACCGCTCCGCCACCGGCTGGCACCGCTTCGACCGACCGCGGCTGGGCGGTGTCCCCCTCGACGCCGGCCTGCTCGCCGCGCTCCTGATCCGCGAGGCCGCGGCCGGGGCGCCGGCCGCGGCCGGGCGGACGGCACTCGCCCGCGTCCTCGACTCGGCCGGGTGGATCGCGCGGATCATCGCGTTCCCCCGTCTCGCGCCCGCCGAGCCCTTCCTCGCCGCGGAACGCGCCCTGGTCACCGGGCACCCGTTCCACCCCGCCGCCAAGAACCGGGGGGAGGCGCCCGAGGCCGAGTGCGCCCGGTACTCACCCGAGCTGGACGGCTCCTTCCCACTGCACTGGTTCGCCGCGCACCCCGACATCGCCCGCCACGGCGGCCCGGACCCGTCCGCGCTGCTCGCGTCGCTGCGCGGCGCCGGGCCCGGACTGCCGGCGCTGCCGGCGGGGTACCTGGCCCTGCCGGCCCATCCGTGGCAGGCGCGGGCCGTGCCCGCCCGCCCGGACGTCGCCAGCCTGCTCGCCGACGGCCGGCTGGTCGACCTCGGCCCGGCCGGCCCGCCGTGGTTCCCGACGGCGTCGCTGCGCACCGTCTGGCGGCCGGACGCGCCGGTCATGCTGAAGCTCTCGCTGGGCATGCGGATCACCAACTCGCGGCGCACGCTGCACCGCGACGAGCTGGAGCTGGGCGCCGAGATGGCCAGGTACGCCCGGCTGGCCCTGGACGGGTGGCTGCGGGACCGCCACCCGGCCTTCCGGCTCGTCGGCGAGCCGTCCTGGGTCGGGGCGCGGGCCGACGGGCTGGAGTGCGCCGTACGGACGAACCCGTTCGGCGCCGGTGACCGGGTCGCGTGCGCCGCGGCGCTGGTGGCCGACCGGCCGGATCTGGAGCCGGGGGCTCCCGGGCGCTCGCGGCGCTCGATGCTCGCCGGGCTGATCAGCCAGCTGGCCGGGCCGGCCTCCACCGGGCGGGCGTCGACCGGGCGGGCGTCGACCGGGGCGGTGGCCCGCGAGTGGTTCGCCCGCTACCTGCGGGTGCTCGTCATCCCGGTGCTCGACCTCTACCTGCGCCGCGGCGTCGGGCTGGAGGCCCACCTGCAGAACACCCTCGTCTCGCTGGACGAGCGGGGCTGGCCGGTCGCGGGGTGGTACCGCGACAGCCAGGGCTACTACCTGGCCGCCTCGCGCGCCGAGGCCGCGCGGCGCGAGGTCCCCGGCCTCGGCGAAGGCCTGCCCGCGGTGTTCGACGACGACCTGGTCGAGCAGCGGGTCGTCTACTACGCCGTCGTGAACAACGCCCTCGCCGTCGTCGGGGCGCTGGGCGCGGCGGGCATCGCCGACGAGCCGGACCTGCTGCGCTGCCTGCGGGAGGCGCTGCTCGCGCTGCGCTCGGAGCTGCCCGGTCACGGCTTGCTGGACCGGCTGCTGGACGCGCCCACCCTGCCCTGCAAGGCCAACCTGCGGATGTGCGTGGACGGCCGGGACGAGCTGGTGGGGCCGGTGGCGAGCCAGTCCGTCTACGTGGAGATACCCAATCCGCTCGTGGAGGTCCGCACGTGATGTCATCCTCCCCCGGCGCCGGGCCTGAGGAGTCCGCCGGCGCGCCCTACGACCTGCTCGGGGTGGGGCTGGGCCCGTTCAACCTGTCGCTGGCGGCGCTCGCCGACGGCGTGCCGGGCCTGCGGACGGCCTTCTTCGAGCGCCAGGACGCGTTCCGCTGGCATCCCGGGCTGCTGCTCGAGGGCACGTCGCTGCAGGTGCCGTTCCTGGCCGACCTGGTCACGCTGATCGACCCGACCAGCCGCTGGTCGTTCCTGTCCTACCTTCGCGAGCACGACAGGCTGTTCCGGTTCTACCTCTACGAGCGCTTCCACCTGCCGCGCCGCGAGTACGACGACTACTGCCGCTGGGTGGCGCACGCCCTGGGGTCGGCCCACTTCGGCGCCCGGGTCGACGCGGTGCGCTGGCATCCCGACGCCGCCCTGTTCCGGGTGACGGTCCACCACGCCGGCGCCCCGGCCCCGGTGACCGTGACGGCACGCAACCTGGTGCTCGGCGTGGGCACCGAGCCGACCGTCCCGGCGGCCTTCGCCGCCGTGACCGGCCCACGGGTGTTCCACTCGGCCGACTACCTGGGACGGCGCGACCAGCTCGACGGCGCCCGGCACGTCACCGTGGTCGGCTCCGGGCAGTCCGGCGCCGAGGTGTTCCTCGACCTTCTCCGCTCCCGGCCCGGGACGGGGCGCTCGCTGGCCTGGATCACCCGGACCAGGGCCTTCGCCCCCATGGAGTACTCGAAACTGGGCCTGGAGCAGTTCACTCCCGACCACGTCCGCTACTTTCACGGGCTCGACCAGGAGACGAAGGACGCCGTCGTCCCCGGCCAGTGGCAGCTGTACAAGGGCGTCGACGCGCAGACCCTCGCCGAGATCTACGACCTGCTCTACGAGCGCAGCATCGGCGGCGCCGACCCGGACGCCCTGCTGCTGCCGAACGTGTCGGTCGAGGGGGTGGCCCAGGACGGGGCGGAGCCCGGCTACCACCTGCGCTGCCGGCACCGGGACCAGCGGCGGGAGTTCACCGTCGACACCGACGCGGTCGTGCTCGCCACCGGTTACGCGGCGCGGCGGCCGGCGTTGCTCGACCCGGTGGCCGGGCTGCTCGACCTCGACGCCGGCGGCCGGTTCAAGGTCGACGAGCGGTACCGGGTCGCCACCGAGCCGGGGGTCAGCGGGCGGATCTACGTGCAGAACGCCGAGCTGCACACCCACGGCGTGGGCGCGCCCGACCTCGGGCTGGGGGCCTGGCGGGCGGCGGTCATCCTCGACGATCTCACCGCGGGGCGGGCGCACCGCCTGCCCCGCCCGGCCGCGTTCACCACGTTCGGCGCCCCGGCCGGGCCCCGGACGCCCGGCGGGCCCGCCCCGGTCCGCCCCGTCGAGGTCGGCGGGGCCGGCCGGTGACCGGCGAACCCTCGACGGACGCCGCGCGGCGGCCCGCCACGGGCGCCGCGGACGCCGCGCGGCGGTGGCGGGCGGCCGGGCTGGCGCTGCTCACTCGGCTGATCGCGGAGCTCGCCTACGAGGAGCTGCTCGTCCCGCGGGCCGAGCCGGCGGCCCCGCCGCGCACCCCGCCGCCGGTCGGGCGGGGCGCGCCGGCGCCGTACCGGATCGAGTGCGGCCCGGTCACGTACACGTTCACCGCCCGGCGCGGCACGTTCGGCACCTGGTGGCCCGACCCGGCGACACTGCGCCGCGACGGCGAGCCGGCCTGGGACCCGACCCGGTTCCTGCTCGACACCCGGCAGGGCCTGGGCTGGTCCGGGGACGTCCTGACCGACGTCGTGCGGGAGGTGACGGCCACCCAGCGCGCCGACGCCGAGCTCCTGCGGACGGCCCTGCCCGCCCGCGCGCTCGCCGACCTCTCCCACCTGGAGCTGGAGGGACACCAGACCGGCCATCCCTGCATGATCGCGAACAAGGGACGGCTCGGGTTCGACGCGGCCGACGCGGCGCGGTACGCCCCGGAGGCCCGCCGCCCGTTCCGGCTGCGCTGGGTGGCGGCCCACGCCGAGCTGGCCCGTCTCGTCACCGGCCCCGGCCTGGACGCCGTCGGGCTGCGCGCGGCCGAGCTCTCCGCCGCGACCCGGGCCGAGTTCGGTGCGGTCCTGCGCGCCGCGGTCGAGCGCGCCGTCGGGACCGGCCCCGTCGGGGCGGACACCGCTCGGCCGGACACCGCTCGGCCGGACACCTCCGGGGCCGACACCGCCAGGGCGGACACCGTCGCGCTGGCCGAGCGGTACGTGTGGCTGCCGATGCACCCGTGGCAGTGGGAGAACGTGGTCGCGCCGCTGTTCGCCGGCGCGCTGGCCACCGGGCGGCTGGTCGACCTCGGCGAGGCGCCCGACCGGTACCTGCCGTTGCAGTCCGTGCGCACGGTGGCGAACGTCGACACCCCGGGGCGGGGCGACGTCAAGCTCGCGCTGATGATCCGCAACACGCTGGTGTGGCGCGGGATGTCCGCCGCGGACGCCACCGCCGGCCCGGCCGTCTCGGCGTGGCTGGTGTCGCTCGCCCACAACGATCCGGTGCTGCGGGCCACCGGCGTCATCGCGCTGCCCGAGACCGCCGGGGCCACCGTCGCGCATCCCGCCTTCGACGCCGTGCCGGACGCCCCCTACCGGCTGCACGAGCTGCTCGGGGTGCTCTGGCGGGAGCCGGTCGCCTCCTTCCTCGCCCCCGGCGAGCGGGCCCGGACCATGGCCTGCCTGCTCACCGTCGACACGGACGGCGAGTCGCTGACCGCCGAGCTCGTCCGCCGCTCCGGGCTGGCGCCGGACCGGTGGCTGGCCGCCCTGCTGCGGGCGCTGCTCCCGCCGCTGCTGCACTACCTGTACGTGTACGGGGTGGCGTTCACCCCGCACGGTGAGAACGTGATCTGCGTCTTCGACGCCGGTGAGGTCCCGCGGCGGATCGCGGTGAAGGACTTCGGCGCGGACATCGACCTCGTCGAGGGCGAGTTCCCCGAACGGGCGGCGACGGACGGCGGCGCCGGCGCGCTGTGCCGCCACTGGCCGGGCCCGCTGCTCGCCCACTCGGTGCTCTCCGCGGTGTTCGCCGGCCACTTCCGCTTCTTCTCTGTGATCGCCGCCGACCATCTCGGCGTGCCCGAGGAGGAGTTCTGGTCGTTGGTGCGCGACGCGGTGGAGGACTACCAGCGGGCCCA from Parafrankia discariae includes these protein-coding regions:
- a CDS encoding lysine N(6)-hydroxylase/L-ornithine N(5)-oxygenase family protein, coding for MSSSPGAGPEESAGAPYDLLGVGLGPFNLSLAALADGVPGLRTAFFERQDAFRWHPGLLLEGTSLQVPFLADLVTLIDPTSRWSFLSYLREHDRLFRFYLYERFHLPRREYDDYCRWVAHALGSAHFGARVDAVRWHPDAALFRVTVHHAGAPAPVTVTARNLVLGVGTEPTVPAAFAAVTGPRVFHSADYLGRRDQLDGARHVTVVGSGQSGAEVFLDLLRSRPGTGRSLAWITRTRAFAPMEYSKLGLEQFTPDHVRYFHGLDQETKDAVVPGQWQLYKGVDAQTLAEIYDLLYERSIGGADPDALLLPNVSVEGVAQDGAEPGYHLRCRHRDQRREFTVDTDAVVLATGYAARRPALLDPVAGLLDLDAGGRFKVDERYRVATEPGVSGRIYVQNAELHTHGVGAPDLGLGAWRAAVILDDLTAGRAHRLPRPAAFTTFGAPAGPRTPGGPAPVRPVEVGGAGR
- a CDS encoding type III PLP-dependent enzyme domain-containing protein, translated to MLDLPVSAAPLRALGPDRLPAAVLACLREWPAPLGEIGAYLYSPAVAAARAAELRRHLPDWAELYFAVKANAYPPILDALLAGSDGARSGGAGTGTGAGAGAGAGVDGFEVSSARELALATEAVARARRRAGAEVAGRHRSGRARLVASGPGKSVSLLRALLGAAPAEGAAPSAGGATVPVDVVNAESPLELRRIDAVAAETGRRAAVALRVNPARVGLSGALRMGGRPTAFGIQERDVPAAVELARALPWIDLVGFHVHAVSGNLDAAAHLDYVRWCLDFATRQAHLGGVDLRVVDVGGGLGVPFEPDRLGERPFDLEVFGAGLERLRPPAGVRMVFEPGRALVADCGWYAAEVTDVKVVHGGAFAVLRGGIHHFQLPTSWEIVHNFAVVPRDDWPPGWPRPQVSAGPVTVVGELCTPEDTLARDVTVDRLRAGDVVVFPMAGAYGYEFAMHEFLGHPRAHRVVVD
- a CDS encoding diaminobutyrate--2-oxoglutarate transaminase family protein, translated to MTTISPADVGVGPDGANPAAAPAILARQEARESAARTYARSLPIVPVEAAGCWIVGADGRRYLDFLAGAGTLAVGHNHPAVVEEIERVLRSGAPLHALDIATPEKDAFTEELVRDLPPGLREDPKLLFCGPTGADAVEAALKLAQTVTGRHNVLAFTGAYHGMTSGALAVTGKVAVKEPLPVTGAVVRLPFPYPYRCPFGVGGAASAEISASYVERLLDDSCGGITSPAAMILEPVQGEGGVIPAPDAWLRAMRELTTRRGIPLILDEVQTGVGRTGTFWACERAGVVPDMLVMSKAIGGGLPLAIVAYRAELDTWAPGAHAGTFRGNQLAMAAGRATLELVRTQALAERSAVTGERLLTGLREIARGRVFIGDVRGRGLMLGLEVVSAEAAPDQIGARPADPRLASAIRSECLARGLIIELGGREDSVLRLLPPLTVTDDEADLALEILAESVTAATEQAE
- a CDS encoding pyridoxal phosphate-dependent decarboxylase family protein → MTRPGHRPADELRDLLGVALGALDAGRRDRVGPLPAGGPGAVRRAALAALGGGRLLTAAGSGEAAALDALTRMLSAGSADPADPFCAAHLHCPPLPVAVAADLAVSVLNPSLDSWDQAPAATTVETEVVAALAELAGLDPARAVGTVTTGGTESNLMGLLIGAHGHDADGGGGGGRGARGAVLCSAAGHHSVRRGAGLLGLGEVITVPVDEAHRMDVGALRAALARHGGPAVVVATAGTTDAGAVDPLGEIAAAVRAHPAPGWLHVDAAHGGGALFSHRLAGLLTGLAEADSIALDLHKLGWQPAPAGVFLTPSGRGWERLETEAAYLNPADETAAGYPSLLGRSLRTTRRPDAFKIAVTLRALGRDRLGALVDACHRLARHAAAVIEADQRFALSAPVTLSTVLFRYVHHRDRAPLAGRALDRLNAAIRLRLLAAGAAVVGRTTAGPDGAVHLKLTLLNPAATPADVSALLALVAATGDQLAAEPAA
- a CDS encoding SpoIIE family protein phosphatase — translated: MNADPAAQAGDRRLPPRSVALPPTADSPRSARRFVQETLRGRLDEDTLDSALLLVTELVTNVVVHAGTVATVDVAEEHGSVRVAVGDRHPVRIGVGRRETAVRRPQPTDLDEDIESLESLEGLEGLEAVGGGPAGIDGLREDGRGLALVDALASSWGTEHVAGGKTVWFRLDSRRREDPRRSAALDDRRPAPSVTHDPVPPQPTPSGPPPGPLGASLLDDLPLTTAGAGAGITTVTTRAPAAMSIRLPRLLARDTARALTAEGEVSELLAQLLDAVPAAGGRVQRPSQDGGRTETVAALGRTGPSADARVFALDPTQDSLGELLLWPYGAADTHDDTRHAGFDRDPFDIERIQLVSRWMALALGGGDMRRAEERRIGMLSFLAEASDLLAGSLDLTHSLTLLARLPVPRLAQWCAVYLNREDAGPKLQAVGHAEESETAALNEAAVDPDGALMAAVRAARGDQVQTVTAFGGPALVVVLQARRRVLGVLALGRPAGHTFLADEIDLLADLARRASFAVDNARLYSRQVELAGTLQAGLRPPALPHIPGMDLGSAYGAAQSAGLDVGGDFFDLISGPTGWTVAIGDVCGKGAEAATVTGVARAVLRLLTGRGADLAELLVELNRALRDTATSHPNGQGRFCTLAAASLLPSETDGARLRLHLAGHPQPVVLHRDGTASLVGRPGTLLGVLDDDETSFPGLDLHLHAGESLVLYTDGVVEARRGRELFGDQRLVDAVAGCAGLSAQGVADRVLTAAERFAGGNLRDDVAILVTRVAD
- a CDS encoding ATP-binding protein encodes the protein MNVVRQASSCRPPATHILAELPYLPSAVPQARRVLRECLGLTDLPDDTRCTAELLVSELVTNAVKYGRPPVWLLVELRPGLVHASVSDTSTTLPQRRDADPDAEGGRGLLVLDALAGSWGAVSVESGKYLWFDLPVLRTP
- a CDS encoding IucA/IucC family protein, whose translation is MTHPSGPAAAVAARAVAQTPGVNVADAADDVVTEVLLRCWTREFGPPPHPGDARLRLELPTTGLTVDVAVTYRSATGWHRFDRPRLGGVPLDAGLLAALLIREAAAGAPAAAGRTALARVLDSAGWIARIIAFPRLAPAEPFLAAERALVTGHPFHPAAKNRGEAPEAECARYSPELDGSFPLHWFAAHPDIARHGGPDPSALLASLRGAGPGLPALPAGYLALPAHPWQARAVPARPDVASLLADGRLVDLGPAGPPWFPTASLRTVWRPDAPVMLKLSLGMRITNSRRTLHRDELELGAEMARYARLALDGWLRDRHPAFRLVGEPSWVGARADGLECAVRTNPFGAGDRVACAAALVADRPDLEPGAPGRSRRSMLAGLISQLAGPASTGRASTGRASTGAVAREWFARYLRVLVIPVLDLYLRRGVGLEAHLQNTLVSLDERGWPVAGWYRDSQGYYLAASRAEAARREVPGLGEGLPAVFDDDLVEQRVVYYAVVNNALAVVGALGAAGIADEPDLLRCLREALLALRSELPGHGLLDRLLDAPTLPCKANLRMCVDGRDELVGPVASQSVYVEIPNPLVEVRT